GTTGTGGGGGCTCAGGGTAGTGTTTTTTCTGATCCCACCCTGCTGGTTTGTggccaagaaagcctgcagttcaCCTTAcctccaggctgggaagggaacgCTTCCTTTGTGCTGACTACTTGGGGTAAGTGAGGGTGGTGTCAAGAGGCTTTCTTACTGCTGTATTTTGGCACAGTGCAGGTGTATGCCTGGAATGAGGAGAAAGGGGCAGCTTTTGATGTGAAGTGTTGTCTAACGGCTTCAGTGCATCTTGTGTAACCAGGGGGCTGTTTGTATGACCTAGCAGTCACGGGCTTTGGTGGCGTGCCGTGCCTAGATCTAGATGGTCTTGGCTGCTGGGTCTTGGCTCTTCCCTCACACACCCCTGCTGGCCCAGCCCCTAATACTGGCTAGGGCCTTTTTTCCGACAGAAGGGTAGGATTGTAGCGGACCCCGTCTTCAACGTGGGATGCTGaaacctctgctgctgcctcctctttcccTAGATACCGAGGGGGAGGCACACGTTCTGCAGAATGACTCTGAGTGTGGGCTCTTGGTATCTGGGACTCCAGATGGCTCCAGGAAAGTATTGGTCTCCTATACTGGCTGTTATGTCTTTGAATGGGTGAGTGACCTTAGGGGTTCTGCTGGGACTGTGGCTactgctgctctggctgccctgACTGGTGTGGCTCTCCCCTAGGATGGCAATTACCTCATGCTGGTTGGGCTTGAAGGAACAGACGATGCTGGACAAAAGGTTCTTCATGAAGAGAAGCTGCTCAGGTGCCCTGTGGACCTTCCTGGTAAGACTGACAGCTCATTAGGAAGTCCCACTTGTATCTTGTGGTGATGAGTGCCCTTCCTTTTGGATGTCTGTTCCTAGTCAgtctggggctgggcagagggactTACTGCTGTGCAGGAGACTCCCTGGAGGAGGGTTTCAGACAGAAGAGCCACCAACTTGCTGAGGGCTTGTGCCTCCTCTGCAGGGTCAGCAGGTGAATGTTCCTTATGTCTCCTAGACATGTTCTGACTGCATCGATCCCTGCAAGTTCAGGGACTGAGCTGGAGACTGGGTACAATGATTTTTCCAAACTACCAGAGTTGATCCGGAATACTTTATCTTGACAGATCCCATACAGTCTAGTCTCTTGTGCGTGGCTTCGGGGGGAGTCTCTGTTCCAGGGAATGCAGGTCCCTTCTAAGCCGGCTTCCGTGCCAGCTCCAGGCTGTGTGTTTCACCCTCACTTGAGCCTAACTTCCCTCGATCTGCATGCAGAGTCACCAAGACATCTGCCAGCAGTGTCCTGTGTGTCTTTACCCCGCTGCTCCTTGTGCCTTAGCTGCAAACTCCTGCTGTTTCTTCCAGCCCTGGATGCTCCAAGCAGTGGTGTCTGTTCTGCTGTCCTCAGCCAAGACCGGCTGCTGTGTGCCTCCTTGCCTATCAGCCAGGGAGACTGTGAAGAGCGAGGCTGCTGCTATGACCCTAGGGACAGGGTGAAGCCTTGTTACTTTGGTAACACAGGTAAGCGTGCCTCCTCCTGGAGGAGCCGTGAACTGGGATTCCTTACTTCCCTGGTAGAGCAGTATTGGTGTGTACCGGTGCTGCTGAGTGCGTTCCTAAATGCAGGACTGGCTTCAAGGGTAGCCCTACAgagctgtggtgggttgaccctggctggacaccaggggccctgctctatcactccccctctgcactggacaggggagagaaagtaTAATGAAagactcatgggttgaggtaaagatcgttcaccaattaccatcacaggcaaaacagactcaccTTGGGGAAAGTAGTTAAATTTATTACCattcaaatcagagtaggataatgagaaataaatccaaatcttaaagcaccttccccccacccctccgttcttcccaggcttaactttatgcccaaattctctacctcctctccccGCGCaacacagggggatggggaatgggggttgtggtcagttcatcccATGTTGTCTCTGTCGCCCCTCTCTCCTCacggggaggactcctcacactcttcccctgctccagcatggggtcccatCCAAGCATGGGTCCCTTttatgggctgcagtccttcaggaacagaccgttgcagtgtgggtcccccacatggtcacaagtcctgccagcaaacctgctccagcatgggctcctctccccatggggccacagctcctgccaggcgcCTGCTCTAGCGTGGGCTTTCCCACAGGgccacagcctcctttgggcatccgcccgctccagcgtggggtcttctacaggctgcaggtggatatctgctccaccatgaaCCTCCATGGTCTGCAAGGgcgacagcctgcctcaccatggtcttcaccacgggctgcagaggaatccCTGCtacagcgcctggagcacctcctcccctccttcttcactgaccttggcatctgcagagctgtttctctcacatattctcactcctctctccagctgcagttgctgGGCTGTTTtgttcccccttcttaaatatgttatcccagaggtgctaccaccgtcaCTGATGGGCTTGACCTTGGCTACTGGTGGGTCCatgttggagccagctggcatggGCTCTATCGGAtgtaggggaagcttctagcagcttctcacaggagCCACCCCTATAACCCCCCTGCTACCAACACCTTGCCACACAAAACTAATACAAGAGCTCATGGTAAGGTCTCTCCCCGTGCTTGCCTGGGGATCCTACGTGACTGCTCTTTCTGGTTGCACCTCTGTCCATTTGAGGCAATCCTAGATGAGAGGCCAGCAATGGTTTGCCATTGTTTTAGAGTACACAGGCATTAAAGCTGCATCCTGCGTGGGCAAAaatggagggagaaggagggatgaaCCTGGGATGTGAGCAAATATGATATTTTACTCAAAATACCACCAAACATTTCCAAAGAGAGGTGGAAAATACTGCATATTGTATTCTCTGCAGTACTCACAAGGTCTCCGAGTACCTTGTGACTACCATCACAGAAATTGTGTTTTACCTCTAGGACTTTTATATGACCATGATGCAGGGGACAAGAAATACCTACGTAAATGAAGATCAAGACAAGCGCTGCAAACCAGACATCCAAACACAAGCAAAGCCCGCGAGGACAAATAAGCCCAGAGGAGAGCCACCTGTGGTGGAATCCATTTATGAAAACCATCCACCCTGTCACTGAAGGAAAAGCACCGAGTAGGGGCTGGGACTAGAGATAACAGACACGATCCTTTTCCTGGACACCAGGGGTCACGCGGTTGCAGTTTATGAACAAGAcagttttctctttgtgtgtACATGAAATTCTACGGAGGACAGGACAAAAGAGACTTTGGAGAGGGGAAGAACTTGTTTGCAATGACGCCTCTGAGATGCAGAAGCTAAATGAGATTCCCCTGGAATACCCAAGGTCTCTGGGAGAGTTGGTTTTGCTGTCCTCCTAAATTTAagttcattcattttaataaatatcatCTAAATCCTCGCAGTGATTCTGATGGTAGGAAAGAGCAGCCAGAGAGTTGTTTGCAGTCCCCATGGCTCAGGTGGCTGAGCTTCTCCCAACAGCCTGCAAAGACAGGGATGCACTCTTTTCATTTAGCAGAAGGAGTCCAGACCATAAGGGAGATGAAGTGATATGCCCAAGAAAAGTGGGAAGAGAATACAACTCCAGCTGCAGAACTTACCCCCTGTGATGGCAACTTCCCGTCATTCTCAGCTGTTCCTTACCCACCATGGCCTCTCACTCACACTGTTCTCTCCTCTGTACCTTGGCATTTCAGCTGGGAGGTGGGACGGGAGTGTGATTCAGGCAGGAGACACCCTCCACAGAAACGATCTCCTCAGCAGCCCTATCTTGATTCGCGTGGGGGTCCTGCGTGGCTGCAGTGACAGGCAGGGCTGTCCTCGAGGACAACAGAAGGCCTGGGGGAGATGGCAggagaaggacagagaggagCCATAGGGCAGGTGCTCCCAGCTTGTGGGAAGGCTGGACCGTAGAGTGCCTGAGAAATGAGAGGAGCCCCCTGGACCAGCCAGAGGTCCCATCGAGGGGGTGAAGGCAGCTGGAGCTTCAGCCTCTGAACTGAGGGGAGAGTGTTCTCCtccaggagggatgctgcagcgATCTTAATCCAGCTGTGAACAGCAGGATCGGTAGCCCCAAGAACAGCCGATAGAGCTGCTGATAGCCCGCAGGCTGCAGgggcc
The sequence above is drawn from the Chroicocephalus ridibundus chromosome 6, bChrRid1.1, whole genome shotgun sequence genome and encodes:
- the LOC134517511 gene encoding zona pellucida sperm-binding protein 4-like — encoded protein: MRFPWNTQDTEGEAHVLQNDSECGLLVSGTPDGSRKVLVSYTGCYVFEWDGNYLMLVGLEGTDDAGQKVLHEEKLLRCPVDLPALDAPSSGVCSAVLSQDRLLCASLPISQGDCEERGCCYDPRDRVKPCYFGNTGLLYDHDAGDKKYLRK